The following are encoded in a window of Coriobacteriia bacterium genomic DNA:
- a CDS encoding amino acid ABC transporter permease, with amino-acid sequence MDALIESLQTIKDIFFDVGHMVEAFPIILAAFPVSVFIGVGSFFLGIPGGLLLAFMKMSRRRPIRWMATFYIDVVRGTPLFLQILIVYFGLTLLPFYQTLIKEVPAVKEPLLFGMDATIYLRAFFVLSLNSAAYMAEIFRAGIQSIPKGQTEAARSLGMSTPQAMTFVIIPQTIRRILPTLMSEFILLFKDTSMLAAVGVAEMTMRSRQYVASTFNQSAYMVAAGFYLLLTIPLGRLVGRLEDRLAESEGGGGGKRPPTIDAPAIDAEHVVAHSDLIPLNQRQTGR; translated from the coding sequence GTGGATGCGCTGATCGAGTCTCTCCAGACGATCAAGGACATATTCTTCGACGTCGGCCACATGGTCGAAGCGTTCCCGATCATCCTCGCGGCCTTCCCGGTCTCGGTGTTCATCGGCGTCGGCTCGTTCTTCCTCGGCATACCTGGAGGGCTTCTGCTCGCCTTCATGAAGATGTCGAGGCGTCGCCCGATCAGGTGGATGGCGACGTTCTACATCGATGTCGTTCGCGGCACTCCGCTCTTCTTGCAGATACTGATCGTCTACTTCGGCCTGACGCTCCTGCCGTTCTACCAGACGTTGATCAAGGAGGTTCCGGCGGTCAAGGAGCCGCTGCTGTTTGGGATGGACGCCACCATCTACCTGCGGGCGTTCTTCGTTCTATCGCTCAACTCCGCCGCGTATATGGCCGAGATTTTCCGCGCCGGCATCCAGTCGATTCCGAAGGGACAGACCGAGGCCGCGCGCTCGCTCGGGATGAGTACACCCCAGGCGATGACGTTCGTCATCATCCCCCAGACCATTCGCCGCATCCTTCCCACGCTCATGAGTGAGTTCATCCTGCTGTTCAAAGACACCTCCATGCTCGCCGCCGTCGGCGTGGCCGAGATGACCATGCGTTCCAGACAGTACGTTGCGAGCACGTTCAACCAGTCCGCGTACATGGTCGCTGCGGGCTTCTACCTGTTGCTTACGATTCCGCTCGGTCGGCTTGTGGGCCGCCTGGAAGACAGGTTGGCGGAGTCCGAAGGCGGGGGAGGCGGCAAGCGACCGCCGACTATCGACGCCCCCGCGATAGACGCCGAGCATGTCGTCGCACACAGTGACTTGATCCCCCTCAATCAACGACAGACCGGCAGGTGA
- a CDS encoding HD-GYP domain-containing protein, which translates to MSDETRAPRPFRVFVVVLAGAGLLLTVLFSDAARGFDAWGLLVLLVLGVFVSENYTAEIADINVGLSYPLSLAAVVLLGPVPGAAVAAVSGVSVSDIRRGQTLEVIIFNVSQLVVATLLGSFVYFSLGGQPLASGGELIPWDARSFADSLVPLLGLATVSAGANMVLVSVGLSLKGQGTVGSTLRSMGWALPTQIPLAFVGFLMAQVLAISVVALPLFVIPLFLARQVYQRYSYMQEVYLDTVKSLVFALEAKDPYTRGHSERVAGYSKSLGEAMGMEPSSLDRLFRSALLHDIGKLSVASSVLSKQGPLSAEEAELIRLHPERGAHMVEVIPTLNKLAENVLMHHERLDGSGYPRGLVDVAIPLAPRILAVADAYDAMTTHRPYRRALSREEATAELVGGAGSQFDQDVVRAFIEHRVGVPEPQHAVVGGSQLPVEVEAVMGS; encoded by the coding sequence ATGAGTGATGAGACTCGAGCCCCTCGCCCCTTCCGAGTCTTCGTTGTCGTTCTTGCAGGAGCCGGGCTTCTGCTGACCGTTCTGTTTTCGGATGCTGCGCGCGGCTTCGATGCATGGGGTCTGTTGGTTCTCCTTGTCCTCGGGGTGTTTGTCTCGGAGAACTACACCGCAGAGATTGCCGACATCAATGTTGGGCTGTCGTATCCCTTGAGCCTTGCAGCGGTCGTCCTGCTTGGCCCGGTGCCGGGCGCCGCTGTCGCCGCGGTCTCTGGCGTGAGCGTTTCCGACATACGCCGCGGTCAGACGCTGGAAGTCATCATCTTCAACGTGAGCCAGTTGGTGGTTGCGACACTGCTGGGCTCGTTCGTCTACTTCTCCCTAGGGGGGCAGCCGCTTGCGTCCGGCGGTGAGCTTATCCCGTGGGACGCGCGGTCTTTCGCGGACAGCCTGGTTCCTTTGCTCGGTCTTGCGACGGTTTCCGCCGGAGCGAACATGGTTCTGGTATCGGTCGGGCTGAGTCTGAAGGGCCAAGGTACCGTGGGCTCCACGCTGCGTTCGATGGGGTGGGCTCTCCCCACACAGATTCCGCTTGCCTTCGTTGGCTTCCTGATGGCTCAGGTGCTTGCGATATCCGTCGTGGCCCTGCCGCTCTTCGTAATTCCGCTCTTCTTGGCGCGCCAGGTCTACCAGCGCTACTCGTACATGCAGGAGGTCTATCTCGACACAGTGAAATCCCTTGTCTTCGCTCTGGAGGCGAAGGACCCGTATACGCGTGGGCATTCCGAGCGTGTCGCCGGATACTCAAAGTCGCTTGGCGAGGCAATGGGAATGGAGCCATCCTCGTTGGACCGACTGTTCCGATCGGCCCTGCTTCACGACATCGGCAAGCTGTCAGTTGCATCGAGCGTGCTATCCAAGCAGGGCCCGCTGTCGGCGGAGGAAGCGGAACTGATTAGACTGCACCCAGAGCGTGGCGCGCACATGGTGGAGGTGATTCCGACGCTGAACAAGCTTGCGGAGAATGTCCTCATGCACCACGAGCGCCTGGACGGCAGCGGATACCCTCGCGGGCTTGTCGATGTGGCCATCCCGCTCGCTCCGAGGATTCTTGCGGTCGCAGATGCATATGACGCCATGACCACGCATCGACCGTATCGTCGGGCGCTGTCACGGGAAGAGGCGACCGCCGAACTCGTGGGCGGTGCCGGCAGTCAGTTTGACCAAGATGTGGTGCGCGCATTCATCGAGCACAGGGTGGGTGTGCCGGAGCCTCAACACGCGGTGGTCGGCGGCTCGCAATTGCCGGTTGAGGTCGAGGCGGTGATGGGGTCGTGA
- a CDS encoding DUF5317 family protein, with the protein MIAAGAIAWALLIAWAAGGKFANLAQVRLSHELLIALLFVGQSIFRGRLPFWDGAAHDWAVFFWGLASLALLATLIPDAKLPGIGVAILGIAANLTVVLANEGMPYVAAGGAVLDSGAFFYRTGTIGTSLLFLGDVLPVPSGAYLLSLGDILLGIGVMVFIVAGSVAGMNGSTTGTGRAGR; encoded by the coding sequence ATGATTGCCGCTGGCGCGATCGCGTGGGCGCTGCTGATCGCATGGGCGGCTGGCGGCAAGTTCGCGAATCTCGCCCAGGTCAGGCTCAGTCACGAGCTTCTAATCGCACTACTCTTCGTCGGTCAGAGCATCTTTCGCGGGCGACTGCCCTTCTGGGATGGCGCAGCCCATGATTGGGCCGTCTTCTTCTGGGGCCTGGCCTCCCTCGCGCTGCTTGCGACGTTGATTCCGGATGCGAAGTTGCCTGGAATAGGGGTCGCGATACTGGGCATTGCCGCCAACCTTACCGTCGTATTGGCAAACGAGGGCATGCCCTATGTAGCTGCTGGCGGCGCCGTTCTTGATTCAGGTGCCTTCTTCTATCGGACCGGCACTATTGGGACCAGCCTGCTGTTCTTGGGCGATGTGCTGCCAGTCCCGAGCGGTGCGTACCTGCTCAGCTTGGGCGATATCCTCCTCGGGATAGGTGTAATGGTGTTCATAGTCGCAGGCAGCGTGGCCGGCATGAATGGATCCACAACGGGCACAGGCCGCGCTGGACGTTGA
- the raiA gene encoding ribosome-associated translation inhibitor RaiA, with protein MQINITGRHMPVTDSIRAYAEEKISKAAMIHDRDEMTVDVVLHVEKNPANKNRDVAEVTARMKGVVVRAEEAAPDMYAAIDLVSEKLERQMRKFKAKLLDRRSGKTSVKTAPGVEEIGGPPLEPEPEGQVVRKKLVDTKPMSEEEAILQLELLGHDFFVFNHAEEGTLNVMYRRQNGDYGLIQPRA; from the coding sequence ATGCAGATCAATATCACCGGACGGCACATGCCAGTGACGGATTCGATCCGCGCTTATGCGGAGGAGAAGATCAGCAAGGCCGCGATGATTCATGACCGTGACGAGATGACTGTCGACGTGGTGCTTCATGTCGAGAAGAACCCGGCGAACAAGAACCGGGATGTGGCAGAGGTCACGGCCCGCATGAAGGGCGTCGTCGTCAGGGCCGAGGAAGCCGCACCTGACATGTACGCCGCCATCGATCTTGTCAGCGAGAAGCTCGAGCGTCAGATGCGTAAGTTCAAGGCGAAGCTCCTTGACCGTCGGAGCGGCAAGACGTCCGTCAAGACGGCACCTGGCGTCGAGGAGATAGGCGGTCCGCCGCTCGAGCCAGAGCCGGAGGGTCAAGTTGTGCGCAAGAAGCTTGTCGATACCAAGCCGATGAGCGAGGAAGAGGCGATACTCCAGCTGGAGCTCTTGGGTCACGACTTCTTCGTGTTCAACCACGCAGAGGAAGGCACCCTGAACGTCATGTATCGCCGGCAGAATGGCGACTACGGCCTGATTCAGCCGCGGGCGTAG
- a CDS encoding basic amino acid ABC transporter substrate-binding protein has protein sequence MLKSRKLLSLLLALMLALGLMGLAGCGAEEPAEEPAAEPAAEAPAFTTITEGKIIVGSDTAYPPFENVVNGVTEGFDVDMMNAVGERLGVGVEFKTYKFDALIAGMQAGTEFDMIASAMTITDERKEAIDFSDPYINSNQSLAVAADSAVMTVDDLKSGDRVGVQSGTTGEKWATDNLAPKGIVVTPYDDILAAFNALSAGDIVGVINDAPISQDVVKDEARKAKVVAEIPTGEQYGFAFNKDNVALRDAVNGALAEIKTDGTYVEIYKKWFGAEPLSIP, from the coding sequence ATGTTGAAGAGTCGTAAACTGCTCTCGCTTCTGCTCGCACTGATGCTTGCGCTTGGCCTGATGGGCCTTGCCGGGTGTGGTGCCGAGGAGCCCGCTGAGGAGCCCGCCGCCGAGCCCGCCGCCGAGGCACCTGCCTTCACCACGATCACCGAGGGCAAGATCATCGTCGGTTCCGATACGGCCTACCCGCCGTTTGAGAACGTCGTCAATGGCGTGACCGAGGGTTTCGACGTTGACATGATGAATGCCGTCGGCGAGAGGCTGGGCGTCGGGGTCGAGTTCAAGACCTACAAGTTCGATGCGCTCATCGCCGGCATGCAGGCCGGAACCGAGTTCGACATGATCGCATCCGCTATGACGATCACGGACGAGCGCAAGGAAGCCATCGACTTCTCGGATCCCTACATCAACTCGAACCAGTCGCTCGCCGTTGCCGCCGATTCAGCGGTCATGACCGTGGACGATCTGAAGAGCGGTGACCGGGTCGGCGTGCAGTCCGGAACCACCGGCGAGAAGTGGGCCACCGACAATCTCGCCCCCAAGGGTATCGTCGTGACCCCGTACGATGACATTCTCGCCGCGTTCAACGCGCTGTCCGCTGGCGACATCGTCGGCGTCATCAACGACGCGCCGATCTCACAGGATGTCGTCAAGGACGAGGCCCGCAAGGCCAAGGTCGTCGCCGAGATTCCGACCGGCGAGCAGTACGGCTTCGCGTTCAACAAGGACAACGTCGCCCTGCGTGACGCTGTCAACGGCGCCCTTGCTGAGATCAAGACCGACGGCACGTACGTCGAGATCTACAAGAAGTGGTTCGGCGCTGAGCCGCTGTCCATCCCCTAG
- a CDS encoding transporter substrate-binding domain-containing protein: MRRLVPVLAVMMLAGALLVAGCAKPSEPEPTPMVAPPAIITAGTLTAGIDLSTPPFGGVDAGREAGLDVDVAAALADKLGLTLTVVDVKPSDAATALADGSVDVVLSVPLDGPQLSSLALSGTYATNGPAFFVSTGSTQSVEPSLTLDTLDVELIGAQQDSLAYWTLINELGEEAVESYGTLREALEALDRDEIELVAGDAFVAAYIARDLPTVHYAGQLRDSSPLSVATGSEATALGDAVREALDVLAADGVLDTLRRKWVGELPELSLPASEASTSAP; this comes from the coding sequence ATGAGACGGCTCGTACCTGTACTCGCGGTCATGATGCTCGCAGGCGCCCTGCTCGTTGCCGGGTGCGCGAAGCCCAGCGAGCCCGAGCCGACGCCGATGGTGGCACCTCCCGCGATCATCACCGCGGGCACGCTCACCGCCGGTATCGATCTCTCCACTCCGCCCTTCGGGGGCGTCGATGCCGGGCGCGAGGCGGGGCTTGATGTGGATGTGGCGGCGGCGCTCGCCGACAAGCTCGGTCTGACCCTTACCGTCGTGGACGTGAAGCCGTCAGATGCGGCGACGGCTCTCGCCGATGGCTCCGTCGACGTGGTGCTGTCCGTGCCACTTGACGGTCCGCAGCTTTCCTCGCTGGCGCTCTCCGGCACGTATGCGACCAACGGGCCTGCCTTCTTCGTCTCGACGGGCTCCACGCAATCCGTGGAGCCCTCACTCACGCTCGACACCCTTGACGTTGAGCTCATCGGCGCTCAGCAGGACAGCCTTGCGTATTGGACGCTCATAAACGAGCTCGGCGAGGAGGCTGTCGAGTCCTACGGCACGCTGCGCGAGGCACTCGAAGCGCTTGATCGCGACGAGATCGAACTCGTGGCAGGAGACGCGTTCGTTGCGGCCTACATCGCGCGGGATCTGCCCACCGTGCACTACGCCGGACAGCTCAGAGACTCCTCACCGCTCTCTGTTGCGACGGGTTCCGAGGCGACGGCACTTGGTGATGCGGTTCGCGAGGCACTGGACGTGTTGGCTGCTGATGGTGTGCTCGACACGCTGCGGCGCAAGTGGGTGGGGGAGCTTCCCGAGCTGTCGCTGCCGGCATCCGAGGCATCCACCTCCGCGCCCTAG
- a CDS encoding amino acid ABC transporter ATP-binding protein — translation MTETHVPARKGGDQAIVRIKNLHKAFGELEVLKGVDLEVTKGEVVVILGPSGSGKSTLLRCVNRLEESTGGEIWFEDIEVTAKKTNINAVRERIGMVFQSFNLFPHLTAKGNVMLAQQKVLKRSKAEAAAKAEEQLRLVGLGDKIDSYPSQLSGGQQQRVAIARALAMDPHVMLFDEATSALDPELVRGVLDVMKLLAKAGMTMMVVTHEMGFARDVADRVVFMDEGVIVEQGSPTEVFDHPTSDRTKDFLGHIT, via the coding sequence ATGACCGAGACACACGTTCCCGCTCGTAAGGGCGGCGATCAGGCCATCGTACGAATCAAGAACCTGCACAAAGCCTTCGGCGAGCTCGAGGTGCTGAAGGGCGTCGACCTTGAGGTGACCAAGGGCGAGGTGGTCGTCATCCTCGGTCCGTCGGGTTCGGGCAAGTCGACGCTGCTGCGTTGTGTGAACCGCCTTGAAGAATCAACCGGTGGCGAGATCTGGTTCGAGGACATCGAGGTGACCGCCAAGAAGACCAACATCAATGCGGTGCGCGAACGCATCGGCATGGTGTTCCAGTCCTTCAACCTGTTTCCGCACCTGACGGCCAAGGGCAACGTCATGCTGGCGCAGCAGAAGGTCCTCAAGCGCTCTAAGGCCGAGGCGGCAGCCAAGGCCGAGGAGCAGCTCAGGCTGGTAGGACTCGGCGACAAGATCGACTCCTACCCCTCGCAGCTTTCGGGTGGCCAGCAGCAGCGCGTAGCCATCGCGCGAGCCTTGGCGATGGACCCCCATGTGATGCTCTTCGACGAGGCCACGTCGGCGCTTGACCCCGAGCTCGTACGCGGAGTCCTCGATGTCATGAAGCTGCTTGCCAAGGCGGGGATGACGATGATGGTCGTCACGCACGAGATGGGCTTCGCCCGGGATGTCGCCGACAGGGTCGTCTTCATGGATGAAGGCGTGATCGTCGAGCAGGGTTCTCCGACCGAGGTATTCGATCACCCGACCTCGGACCGCACGAAGGACTTCTTGGGCCACATCACCTGA